The following proteins come from a genomic window of Panicum hallii strain FIL2 chromosome 8, PHallii_v3.1, whole genome shotgun sequence:
- the LOC112902359 gene encoding aldehyde dehydrogenase family 3 member H1-like: MAGEAVRELRASFAAGRTRPAEWRAAQLRALVRMIDEKEADITAALHGDLAKPHMESYLHEISLAKSSCKFALNGLKNWMKPEKVPAAITTFPSSATIVPEPLGVVLIISAWNYPFLLSIDPVIGAIAAGNAVVLKPSEIAPATSSMFAKLLPEYVDSTCIKVVEGGVSETTALLEQRWDKIFYTGSGTVGRIVLAAAAKHLTPVALELGGKCPAIVDSDVDLHVAVKRLAVGKWGCNNGQACIAPDYIITTKSFAPELVDSLKRVLERFYGKDPLESADLSRIVNSKHFQRLTDLIEEKRVADKIVYGGQTDEKKLKIAPTILLDVPQDTALMTGEIFGPFLPIVTVEKIEDSIDVVNSKTKPLAAYLFTKNKKLQQDFVANVPAGGMLVNDVALHLTNPYLPFGGVGDSGTGSYHGKFSFDCFSHKKAVLVRGFGGEAAARYPPYTPEKQKILRGLINGSFIALILALLGFPRERR, translated from the exons ATGGCGGGGGAGGCGGTGCGGGAGCTGCGCGCGAGCTTCGCGGCGGGGCGGACGCGCCCGGCCGagtggcgggcggcgcagctCAGGGCGCTCGTGCGGATGATCGACGAGAAGGAGGCCGACATCACCGCCGCGCTCCACGGCGACCTCGCCAAGCCGCACATGGAGTCCTACCTCCACGAG ATATCACTCGCGAAGTCCTCGTGCAAGTTCGCGCTCAACGGGCTCAAGAACTGGATGAAGCCCGAGAAG GTACCTGCGGCCATAACTACGTTCCCGTCCTCTGCGACAATCGTGCCTGAGCCCCTCGGTGTGGTGCTCATCATATCCGCCTGGAACTACCCTTTCC TGCTCTCTATTGACCCGGTCATCGGAGCAATAGCTGCTGGAAATGCAGTTGTTCTGAAACCATCAGAAATAGCGCCGGCAACGTCGTCAATGTTCGCAAAGCTGCTACCTGAGTATGTTGACAGCACATGTATCAAAGTTGTGGAGGGAGGTGTTTCGGAAACGACCGCGCTCTTGGAACAAAGATGGGATAAGATCTTCTACACAG GTAGCGGGACTGTAGGACGCATAGTTTTGGCAGCCGCCGCAAAGCATCTGACCCCGGTGGCTCTGGAGCTTGGTGGAAAATGCCCTGCTATTGTCGATTCTGACGTTGATCTTCAT GTTGCTGTTAAGAGGCTCGCTGTTGGCAAATGGGGATGTAACAATGGCCAAGCATGCATCGCTCCAGATTACATCATAACGACGAAATCATTTGCACCAGAGCTG GTGGACTCTTTGAAAAGAGTTCTGGAGAGGTTCTATGGAAAGGATCCTCTGGAATCGGCGGACCTGTCTCGTATTGTTAATTCTAAACATTTTCAGAGATTGACAGATCTGATAGAAGAAAAGAGAGTAGCTGACAAGATTGTGTATGGTGGCCAGACTGACGAGAAGAAGCT AAAAATTGCTCCCACAATATTGTTGGACGTTCCCCAGGATACAGCACTCATGACCGGGGAAATATTTGGCCCCTTCCTTCCTATTGTGACG GTGGAGAAGATCGAAGATAGCATTGACGTGGTGAACTCCAAGACCAAGCCACTGGCGGCCTACCTCTTCACCAAGAACAAGAAGCTGCAGCAGGACTTTGTGGCGAACGTCCCCGCGGGAGGAATGCTCGTGAACGACGTCGCGCTGCAT CTGACGAACCCGTACCTCCCCTTCGGCGGCGTGGGCGACAGCGGGACGGGCAGCTACCACGGCAAGTTCAGCTTCGATTGCTTCAGCCACAAGAAGGCGGTGCTGGTCCGCGGCttcggcggcgaggcggcggcgcggtacCCGCCCTACACGCCGGAGAAGCAGAAGATCCTGAGGGGCCTCATCAACGGCAGCTTCATCGCGCTCATCCTGGCGCTCCTGGGCTTCCCGAGGGAGAGGCGCTAG